The Phaenicophaeus curvirostris isolate KB17595 chromosome 27, BPBGC_Pcur_1.0, whole genome shotgun sequence genome has a segment encoding these proteins:
- the NODAL gene encoding nodal homolog, with protein sequence MRVPLPPSPSLALCVLALLCPGCAPIPASPPAPPRCPALMLQLLRSPPAPLRAAAAAALSLSPHGSVQNGSRWALSFDMSSLSSSQEVSLAELRVPGLPASHDVSLDIYHSRRRRCWGGGTCAHQLLLGTIAGSPASTQASWNVFEVTNLLRSWLHQDVVPEHRGPAGREQREASVAAPPATPSAHSPTASAAGRGDPAPTQDTSDGVLLLVFSRDKSPGEHSLIRTAETSKHVMRDSGSQGLGTRRHRRNKKEKQRIKASDVAAAVPGDEGRSLCRRVDMMVDFEQTGWGSWIVYPKKYNAYRCEGLCPSPVDETFKPTNHAYIQSLLQLYKPNQVPCPACSPVRMSPLSMLYYEKGEIVVRHHEDMIIEECGCN encoded by the exons ATGCGGGTCCCGCTGCCCCCCTCGCCCTCTCTGGCGCTCTGCGTGCTCGCCCTGCTCTGCCCGGGCTGCGCTcccatccccgcatccccccctgcac ccccgcgctgccccgcgctgatgctgcagctgctccgctccccgcccgccccgctccgcgccgccgccgccgccgccctcaGCCTCTCCCCGCACG GTTCCGTGCAGAACGGCTCGCGCTGGGCGCTCTCCTTCGACATGTCCTCCCTCTCCAGCAGCCAGGAGGTGAGCCTGGCCGAGCTCCGCGTCCCCGGCCTCCCCGCATCCCACGACGTCTCCCTGGACATCTACCACAGCCGGCGGCGCAGGTGCTGGGGAGGTGGGACCTGTGCCCACCAGCTCCTCCTGGGCACCATCGCCGGCAGCCCCGCGTCCACGCAGGCGTCGTGGAACGTGTTCGAGGTCACCAACCTGCTCCGCTCCTGGCTCCACCAAGACGTGGTCCCCGAGCATCGTGGTCCTGCGGGAAGGGAGCAGCGGGAGGCGAGTGTGGCAGCCCCCCCGGCCACCCCCTCAGCGCACTCGCCCACCGCCAGTGCCGCCGGCCGCGGGGACCCAGCCCCAACCCAGGACACGAGCGATGGAGTCCTCCTGCTCGTCTTCTCCAGGGACAAGTCTCCGGGAGAACACAGCCTCATCCGGACAGCCGAGACCTCCAAACACGTCATGCGTGACAGCGGCTCCCAGGGCCTGGGGACGCGCAGGCATCGCAGGAACAAGAAGGAGAAGCAAAGGATCAAGGCGAGCGATGTTGCCGCTGCCGTCCCGGGGGACGAGGGCAGGTCCCTGTGCAGGAGGGTGGACATGATGGTGGATTTCGAGCAGACGGGCTGGGGCAGCTGGATTGTCTACCCCAAAAAGTACAACGCCTACCGCTGTGAGGGGCTGTGCCCGTCGCCCGTGGACGAGACCTTCAAGCCCACCAACCACGCCTACATCCAG AGTTTGCTGCAGCTCTACAAGCCCAACCAggtgccctgccctgcctgctccccgGTCAGGATGAGCCCCCTCTCCATGCTCTACTACGAGAAGGGCGAGATCGTTGTCCGCCACCACGAGGACATGATCATCGAGGAGTGCGGCTGCAACTGA